ACGCTCGCCGACCGGATGCTGCAGATCACCGGTGTCGTCGACCCGCGGCAGATGCGTGCCCAGTACCTCGACCGCATGGACATCGAGCGTGAGCGCGGCATCACCATCAAGTCGCAGGCCGTCCGCCTCCCGTGGGCGCCGAGGACCGGCGCGAACGCCGGCACCACGCACATCCTCAACATGATCGACACCCCGGGCCACGTGGACTTCACGTACGAGGTGTCGCGTTCCCTGGCGGCCTGCGAGGGCACCATCCTGGTGGTCGACGCGGCCCAGGGCATCGAGGCGCAGACCCTCGCCAACCTCTACCTGGCGCTGGAGAACGACCTCACGATCATCCCGGTCCTCAACAAGATCGACCTGCCGGCCGCCCAGCCCGAGAAGTACGCGGCCGAGATCGCGCACATCATCGGCTGCGACCCGAACGACGTGCTGAAGGTCAGCGCCAAGACCGGCCTCGGTGTCGAGGACCTGCTGGACCACATCGTCGACAACATCCCGGCCCCGGTCGGCGTCGAGGACGCTCCGGCCCGCGCGATGATCTTCGACTCGGTGTACGACTCCTACCGCGGCGTGGTCACCTACGTCCGTGTCGTCGACGGCCAGCTCACCAAACGCGAGCGCATCGCGATGATGTCGACCGGCGCCACCCACGAGCTGCTGGAGATCGGCGTCATCTCGCCGGAGCCGAAGGTGTCGGACGGCCTGGGCGTCGGCGAGGTCGGCTACATCATCACCGGTGTGAAGGACGTCCGGCAGTCCAAGGTCGGTGACACGATCACCTCCATGCACAAGGGCGCCACGGAGGCGCTCGGCGGCTACAAGGACCCGCGCCCGATGGTGTTCTCCGGCCTCTACCCGCTGGACGGCTCGGACTACCCGCTGCTGCGCGACGCCCTCGACAAGCTGCGCCTGAACGACGCCGCGCTCGTCTACGAGCCCGAGACCTCGGTCGCGCTCGGCTTCGGCTACCGCTGCGGCTTCCTCGGCCTGCTGCACCTGGAGATCATCCGGGAGCGCCTGGAGCGCGAGTTCAACCTCGACCTGATCTCCACCGCTCCCAACGTGATCTACCGCGTGATCATGGAGGACGGCACCGAGCACACCGTCACCAACCCGAGCGAGTTCCCCACCGGCAAGATCGCCGAGGTGTTCGAGCCGGTGGTGCGCGGCACCATCCTGGCGCCCAACGAGTTCGTCGGCGCGATCATGGAGCTCTGCCAGTCCCGCCGCGGCAGCCTGCAGGGCATGGACTACCTCTCCGAGGACCGCGTCGAGCTGCGCTACACCCTGCCGCTCGCGGAGATCGTCTTCGACTTCTTCGACCAGCTGAAGTCCAAGACCCGCGGCTACGCCTCGCTCGACTACGAGCCCATCGGCGAGCAGTCCGCGAGCCTGGTCAAGGTCGACATCCTGCTGCACGGCGACGCGGTGGACGCCTTCTCCGCGATCGTCCACAAGGACAAGGCCTACAACTACGGCGTCATGATGGCGGGCAAGCTGCAGAAGCTGATCCCCCGCCAGCAGTTCGAGGTGCCGATCCAGGCCGCCATCGGCTCCCGGGTCATCGCCCGCGAGACCGTCCGCGCCATCCGCAAGGACGTCCTCGCCAAGTGCTACGGCGGTGACATCTCCCGTAAGCGGAAGCTGCTGGAGAAGCAGAAGGAGGGCAAGAAGCGCATGAAGATGGTCGGCCGGGTGGAGGTCCCGCAGGAGGCCTTCATCGCCGCGCTGTCCACCGACGCGGAAGCCCCGAAGGAAAAGAAGTAGCGGCGTCGGCACCGCAGACGGCGGAGGCCGCCACCCGGGTCACCGGGTGGCGGCCTCCGCCGTTCTCCGAAGCGGTGGGGCACTTCAGCGGCGGGTCACTTCAGGTGGGAGAGCTTCTCCGGGTTGACCACCACGTAGGCCTCGGCGATCCGGCCGTCGGCGACGGTGAAGGCGATCACGCCGCCCACCACGCCGGGCGAGGAGTACACCACCAGGCCGAGCTCGCCGTTGACCAGGGCGAAGGCGAACGAGGACTCGGGGGAGACGAACTTCGTGACCAGGCCGACCACCAGCCGGGAGACCCGGTCGGCGCCGACGATCGGCCGGACCCCGGCGCTGACCACGCCGCCGCCGTCCGAGTGCCAGACGACGTCCGGGTCGAGCACCGCCAGCAGGGCCTGGAGGTCGCCGCCGGCGGTCGCCGCCGCGAAGGCGCTCACCGCCTGCCGGTGCTCGGCCGGGTCGACGGTGCCCCGTCGGGTGCCCTCCTTCACCCGCCGGCGGGCCCGCGAGGCGAGCTGCCGGGCGGCCTCCGGGCTGCGCTCCAGGGTGGCCGCGATCTCGTCGAAGCCGACCGCGAAGACGTCGTGCAGCACGAAGGCGGCGCGCTCGGCCGGGCTCAGCTGTTCCATCACGGTGAGCACCGCCATCGACACCGACTCGCCGAGTTCCGCGAGGTCGGCGGGGGAGGCCTCGTCGGAGACCACCGGCTCGGGCAGCCACTCGCCGTAGTACTCCTCGCGCCGCACCCGGGCCGAACCGAGCTGGTCGTAGCAGAGCCGGGTGACCACGGTGGTGAGGAACGCGCGGGGCTCGGCCACCGCGGTGCGGTCGGCGGCCTGCCAGCGCAGCCACGCCTCCTGCAGTACGTCCTCGGCGTCGGCCACCGAGCCGAGCAGACGGTAGGCGACGGCGCCCAGGTAGCGCCGGTAGGTCTCGAACGGGTCGGCGAGCGCCGTATCGGTGTCGGTCACCCCGCCACGCTAGCGCGATCTTCCCTGCCCGGTGCTGCGGCCCGGGCGGTGCGGCTGCCTGTCCCGGTGCAGCCACCCGGGCGGTACGGCCGTACACCTCCCGAGCCCGCGGACACCGGGCGCCGTGCGCCGCACACGGACAGCGGCCGGACATGCGTCGGGGGAGGCCCGGCAGTCCCGGA
This genomic window from Streptomyces sp. TLI_235 contains:
- a CDS encoding GTP-binding protein LepA, with amino-acid sequence MTWTPRPPDHTENRTKVPATPSNVPEPSRTDPAVIRNFCIIAHIDHGKSTLADRMLQITGVVDPRQMRAQYLDRMDIERERGITIKSQAVRLPWAPRTGANAGTTHILNMIDTPGHVDFTYEVSRSLAACEGTILVVDAAQGIEAQTLANLYLALENDLTIIPVLNKIDLPAAQPEKYAAEIAHIIGCDPNDVLKVSAKTGLGVEDLLDHIVDNIPAPVGVEDAPARAMIFDSVYDSYRGVVTYVRVVDGQLTKRERIAMMSTGATHELLEIGVISPEPKVSDGLGVGEVGYIITGVKDVRQSKVGDTITSMHKGATEALGGYKDPRPMVFSGLYPLDGSDYPLLRDALDKLRLNDAALVYEPETSVALGFGYRCGFLGLLHLEIIRERLEREFNLDLISTAPNVIYRVIMEDGTEHTVTNPSEFPTGKIAEVFEPVVRGTILAPNEFVGAIMELCQSRRGSLQGMDYLSEDRVELRYTLPLAEIVFDFFDQLKSKTRGYASLDYEPIGEQSASLVKVDILLHGDAVDAFSAIVHKDKAYNYGVMMAGKLQKLIPRQQFEVPIQAAIGSRVIARETVRAIRKDVLAKCYGGDISRKRKLLEKQKEGKKRMKMVGRVEVPQEAFIAALSTDAEAPKEKK
- a CDS encoding RNA polymerase sigma-70 factor (ECF subfamily); the encoded protein is MTDTDTALADPFETYRRYLGAVAYRLLGSVADAEDVLQEAWLRWQAADRTAVAEPRAFLTTVVTRLCYDQLGSARVRREEYYGEWLPEPVVSDEASPADLAELGESVSMAVLTVMEQLSPAERAAFVLHDVFAVGFDEIAATLERSPEAARQLASRARRRVKEGTRRGTVDPAEHRQAVSAFAAATAGGDLQALLAVLDPDVVWHSDGGGVVSAGVRPIVGADRVSRLVVGLVTKFVSPESSFAFALVNGELGLVVYSSPGVVGGVIAFTVADGRIAEAYVVVNPEKLSHLK